The Klebsiella quasivariicola region CAAACCTCGACGCCAAGCTGCGCGTGCAGATGCGTCTGGAACTGCAGCAGCTGCATCGGCGCCTGAAAACCACCTCGCTGTATGTCACCCACGATCAGGTCGAAGCGATGACCCTCGCCCAGCGGGTGATGGTGATGAATAAAGGCGTTGCCGAGCAGATCGGCACCCCGGTTGAGGTGTATGAAAAACCCGCCAGCCGCTTTGTGGCGAGCTTTATCGGCAGCCCGGCCATGAATCTGCTGGAAGGGCGCATCAGCGATGATGGCGGCCGCTTTGAGCTGGAAGGCGGCATGCAGCTGCCGATGAATCACGAGCACCGGCGCCACGCCGGGCGTAAAATGACCCTCGGTATCCGCCCGGAGCATTTTATTTTAAGCTCGCAGGCGCAAGGCGGCATTCCGCTGCTGATGGACACCCTGGAAATTTTAGGTGCCGATAACCTCGCCCACGGGCGCTGGGGCGAACAGAAGCTGGTGGTCAGATTGCCGCATCAGCAGCGCCCGGCGGTAGGCAGTACGCTATGGCTGCATCTGCCCCTGGAACATCTGCACCTCTTTGATGGTGAAACAGGACAACGCGCATGAGTAACTGGCCTTATCCCCGCATCGTCGCCCATCGCGGCGGCGGTAAACTGGCGCCGGAGAACACCCTGGCGGCTATCGACGTCGGCGCCCGCTACGGGCACACGATGATTGAATTTGACGCCAAGCTGTCGAAGGACGGGCAGATCTTTCTGCTGCATGACGATAACCTCGAACGCACCAGCAATGGCTGGGGCGTGGCGGGCGAGCTGGCGTGGGACGATCTGCTGAAGGTTGATGCCGGCAGCTGGTACAGCCGCGAGTTTAAGGGCGAACCGCTGCCGCTGCTCTCCCAGGTGGCGGAGCGCTGCCGCCGTCACGGCATGATGGCGAATATCGAAATTAAGCCGACCACCGGGCTGGGGCCACAGACCGGCAACGTGGTGGCGCTGGCCGCGCGTGAGCTGTGGAAAGGCATGACCGCGCCGCTGCTCTCATCCTTTGAAATTGATGCGCTGGAAGCGGCGCAAAAAGCTGCGCCCGAGCTGCCGCGCGGGCTGCTGCTGGATGAGTGGCGCGATGACTGGCGCGAATTGACCACCCGACTGGGCTGCGTGTCGATTCATCTTAACCACAAGCTGCTGGACGCGGCGCGAGTGGCAAGCCTGAAACAGGCCAGTCTGCATATCCTGGTGTATACGGTCAATAAACCCCAGCGCGCGGCGGAACTGCTGCGCTGGGGGGTAGATTGCATCTGCACCGATGCTATTGACGTCATCGGGCCGAATTTCCAGCCTTAAGGCTGATTTGCGGCGGACGATCTTTACGGGTTGGTCTGCCGCAGCATCCCGCCGTTGCTGTTTGGCAGCACCTGCTGTGGCGGATTGAGATTACCGCCCTGCGCCGCGCGCTGCTGATTAGTCTGCAGCTGGTTTTGCAAATGCTGCTGCTGCGAGCGGGTCTGATTATTCAGATCCTGCCTCAGCATGCTTTGCTGCTGCTGTTGCTGCACCTTCATCTCATTTTGCATACGCTGCTGGCTGGGGACCACGTAACCCGGCTGGTTAGGGTTGTTATTAACATTGATCGGCTGGGCTAATACGCCAAGCGGCATCAGCGCCGCCAGAAACAGAATCGCTTTCATGGTTTTCTCCTCCCGTGCGTGGGATCACTTAAGTGTACCTCGAATCCGCCATAACAATGATTTTTTAGGAGTTATCAACCAGGCTTAAGCGGGGAATGAAACCTACCTTTCAGGAGTAAGACAATGATAAAAACAACAATATGGCGTCAGGTGGTCATCGCTGCATTGCTGGCGGGGGGTAGTTTTACCGTCGCCGCCAATCCGCCGCCACCGCCGCCGGTCTCGTATGGCGTAGAGGAAGATGTGTTCCACCCAGTACGCGCCCGGCAGGGGATGGTGGCCTCGGTGGATGCGCTGGCCACCCGCGTCGGCGTAGATATTCTGCGCCAGGGCGGCAACGCCGTTGATGCAGCGGTTGCCGTTGGCTACGCGCTGGCGGTGACGCATCCGCAGGCCGGGAATATCGGCGGCGGCGGGTTTATGATG contains the following coding sequences:
- a CDS encoding DUF2756 family protein gives rise to the protein MKAILFLAALMPLGVLAQPINVNNNPNQPGYVVPSQQRMQNEMKVQQQQQQSMLRQDLNNQTRSQQQHLQNQLQTNQQRAAQGGNLNPPQQVLPNSNGGMLRQTNP
- the ugpQ gene encoding glycerophosphodiester phosphodiesterase, with protein sequence MSNWPYPRIVAHRGGGKLAPENTLAAIDVGARYGHTMIEFDAKLSKDGQIFLLHDDNLERTSNGWGVAGELAWDDLLKVDAGSWYSREFKGEPLPLLSQVAERCRRHGMMANIEIKPTTGLGPQTGNVVALAARELWKGMTAPLLSSFEIDALEAAQKAAPELPRGLLLDEWRDDWRELTTRLGCVSIHLNHKLLDAARVASLKQASLHILVYTVNKPQRAAELLRWGVDCICTDAIDVIGPNFQP
- a CDS encoding sn-glycerol-3-phosphate import ATP-binding protein UgpC encodes the protein MAGLKLQAVSKSWDGKTQVIQPLTLDVADGEFIVMVGPSGCGKSTLLRMVAGLERVTSGDIWIDRKRVTEMEPKDRGIAMVFQNYALYPHMSVEENMAWGLKIRGMGKGLIAERVQEAARILELDGLLKRRPRELSGGQRQRVAMGRAIVRDPAVFLFDEPLSNLDAKLRVQMRLELQQLHRRLKTTSLYVTHDQVEAMTLAQRVMVMNKGVAEQIGTPVEVYEKPASRFVASFIGSPAMNLLEGRISDDGGRFELEGGMQLPMNHEHRRHAGRKMTLGIRPEHFILSSQAQGGIPLLMDTLEILGADNLAHGRWGEQKLVVRLPHQQRPAVGSTLWLHLPLEHLHLFDGETGQRA